The following coding sequences lie in one Arachis hypogaea cultivar Tifrunner chromosome 4, arahy.Tifrunner.gnm2.J5K5, whole genome shotgun sequence genomic window:
- the LOC112797026 gene encoding uncharacterized protein, with translation MSNTSNNVAGVDNTFRRKFDREEYLERARERERQEEEGRSKSKAKGPPVQRKPLKHRDYEVDLESRLGKTQVVTPVAPLSQQAGYYCSVCECVVKDSANYLDHINGKKHQRALGMSMRVERASLQQVQERFEVLKKRKDLGTFTEQDLDERVLKQQQEEEERKRLRREKKKEKKEKAVEEPEIDPDVAAMMGFGGFRSSKK, from the exons ATGTCTAACACCAGCAACAAT GTGGCTGGGGTTGACAACACCTTCAGAAGAAAATTCGATCGAGAAGAGTATTTGGAACGAGCTCGGGAGCGTGAGAGGCAG GAGGAGGAGGGTCGATCTAAATCTAAAG CTAAAGGTCCTCCAGTGCAGAGGAAACCCCTAAAACATAGAGATTATGAAGTGGACCTCGAGTCCCGCCTAGGCAAGACTCAA GTTGTTACGCCGGTTGCACCACTGAGTCAGCAG GCTGGATATTACTGCTCTGTTTGTGAGTGTGTGGTAAAGGACTCAGCGAACTACTTGGATCATATTAATGGAAAGAAAC ATCAAAGAGCTTTGGGCATGTCTATGCGAGTTGAACGAGCCTCTCTCCAACAG GTTCAGGAACGATTTGAGGTTCTTAAGAAACGTAAAGATCTTGGCACATTCACTGAGCAAG ATCTTGACGAAAGGGTCCTAAAACAGcagcaagaagaggaagaaagaaaacGATTGCGTCgtgaaaagaagaaggaaaag AAAGAGAAGGCAGTGGAAGAACCGGAAATTGATCCTGATGTTGCGGCCATGATGGGGTTTGGTGGTTTCCGGTCATCAAAGAAATGA